The Colius striatus isolate bColStr4 chromosome Z, bColStr4.1.hap1, whole genome shotgun sequence DNA window GCAGTGGGAGAGGCgatcccagggcagggctgcagagtTTGGGTCAATGCTAGCTGGGGAACAGCCCTATGTGAGCCTGGCTCCTGGCTGCCCACGGGCTTTGCCGGAGGGAGAGACGCCCAGTGCTGCACTCAGCATGGTCTGGATGATGGCCAGTCCTTGGCCATGGCacactgtggtggtttagccctgactggctgccaagtgcccaccaagtcattctatcactcccttTCCCAAACTGgataggagagagagaaattaacAAGAGATTCATGAGTCAAGGTAAGGACAAGAAGATCACTCAGCGATTGGCTTCATGGGAAAACAGACTCAacatggggagaaaagggtttgatttattgatgaacaatcagaacagggagatgagaaataaaactgaatcttaaaacaccctCCCCCTactcctccctctgcccaggactctccttccttccctctcagcagtgcaggggatgggagttggggtcagttcattacagatggactttgctgctgctgcttctcggGCTGAGGCCTCCTCACCCTTCcaactgctacactgtggggtccctcccacaggagacagtccctcaccaactgctccagcgtggctccttcccatgggctgcagctcctcaccaactgctccagcctggggcctgtcACGGGGCAGcttctcacaccctgccccagcgtgggtcacccacaggagaacagtccttcaggtaccaactgctccagcctggagccctcacagggtcacaagtcctgacagcaaacctgctctggcctgggctcctctgtccccacaggctcccaggtcctgccaggagcttgctctggggtgagcttcccatggagtcacagcctccttcaggcatccacccgctccagcgtgggctcctccacgggctgccagtgggtctctgctcccaggggcctccatgggctgcaggggcacagctgcctcaccatggtcctcaccccagggcacaggggagcctttcttgcagggcctaagcaccctcctccccttccatctgcagagatgttctcacactctcactccctgttgctgctgttcagcagctgcccagcaacttcttccccttctccaatacgtTATTCACACAGTTTCTTCAATCACTatttggccaggcctgggtcagctgtgggtccaacTTAGGACTGAGCTGGCAtcagccctgtcagctacaggggaagctgctggcagATGGTTGTTTAAAGAacccacccctgtagctcccctgactaccaaaacctggcccaggcaaaaccactacacactgAGCATCCTTCCTGCTCCCTCCTGTGagtgcagcccagagctggccacGGGCTGGCACACACTGGCCCCTGGCAGGAGGGCAGATGGAGCAGGGTGGCAGAGGAGCAGGTCACGGGACAGGGTGCAGCAGAGTGGCTGGTGCAAGGGCTACTGTAGTGGAGGGCTCAGTGTCCATCCTgtgctgtggccagtgctgctcccctgcctccccctgcccaggcacCTCACCCTGGGCTGGTAGCAATGCTGCTTGCCTGAGGCCAGCTCTTTATCGTTAGCTTGGAGCAAAGAGCAGGCCCCGGTGCTCttggcctccccagctctgtcaatatttgccagcagcagcactgtgcttgCTGTTGGTGCCCAGGGCTTCACCTTccaggaaggggctggagcGGGAGAAGAGGGTTTCCTGTAAGTAAACCCTCCCTGATAAGGtgggggaggaaggagcagtGGCTCTGGCAGGTTGTATTCTCCTGGGAGCCACCGTGCCCGGGGTGTGCAGCCAAAGGGCAGCTTCTGCACAGCGATGGTGGCGATGGACCATAGTGAGGGCAGTGGGACCTCAGCCTTGTCCCTGCGCCTTCCCTGAGCTGGAAACGGCAGGGGGCAGGGGGGGAAGGCTGGAGCAGGACCCCCTCCCTGCATCCCCGGAGCCTGGCTGGGCGGGAGGATGCCAGCAGTCAGCAGACAGAGGGGAGGAAACGGGGCTGGTGCAAGGCTGGGAACGCAGGGACAGCCCGCGGTGGCCAAACACCCACGGGGGGATGGGGACAGGCCGTGGGCCGGCTGCGGGGCACATCTCTCCACCCGCCTTGCCTTCCTCACTGCAGAAACCCACTCCCACTGTGGCGGCTCTGGGAGGGCTCCCGGTGCATCCCTCCGTGGCCAGCCGGGACCACCCCGGCTGCCGCCCACCCTGCCCGCAgccagctcagcacccagctCAGCTCCGCGGGGCCCCGAGCGCTCCTTCCCCCCGTGCTCAGCCTCCCGGCGTGGGCCGGGGCTGCTCGGCGCTGCCGGGCTCGGGGGTCCCGCGGTGCCGGGCTCGGGGGTCCCGCGCTGCCGGGGCCGCTCCCCGCGCTGCCGCCCGGCGCTGCCCGCGGGCTCCGGCGCTTTCTAGGAACCGGCTCTTACCCAAGAGACGCGGCCGGGCATGGGAGGAAGCTGCCACCCCCGGAGCAGCCACTCGAGGGGACTTCCCAGCCCGGGGCGGGGGGTGCTTGTGCAGCATCGCAGAGGCCGGGGGGTGAAGTTTCCATCGGGACCGGGAGCCGCTGAGCCGATGCCGGCAGCCACAGCCCGGCCTCGAAGGTGCCCAGTCTCTGCCCCCACACCCCAGCCACGCAGCGTGTCCCCTCCCCACGCGGGGCAGCAGGAAAGGCCACGCTCTGGAGCAAAAATAGagtttatttccatttttatcgCACACAcgtgtatacatatatatatatatatatatatatatataaatagcCTGGATTTCTCCGGGGCTGGCCCAGCTGTAGCAATAAATACAGTACAAAACGTGCCGCCGGGGGCCGGCTGGGACGGTTCCGAACCGGCTGCGTGGTCCAGCGGGAGCTGCCGCGGGGCCATGAGCGCGGGGGCTGCGCCGGGGCCGGCACCGACCGCGCCGCGTCCCGCCGGGTCCCGCGCGCCGCCAGCAAATAAGTTAAACTGCAATAAATAGATGGAgttgaggaaggaaggaaggaaggaggacgcAGCCTCCTTCAAAAGGGCTGGGGGGGGCTTCTGGAAAAGCCTGGTGCTGCCTCCCCATGGCATCGCCCTCCTTTCCTCACTCCCTCTCACCTAATGGCTAATAAATATGAATTAACATCGATGTAGCTCATAGAAATAATCCCCTTATATCTCTCCCGGCCgtctgcagcccagggagatgctgctctGAAATATCTTCATCGGACAGAAGTTTCCCTTCGCGGGGAAGCGGGATGGATTCTGCGGGGGGAGTACCCGCAGGACCCCGCTCGAGCCCGACGcggggggaaactgaggcatacgcagtgctggggctgggcacggCTGCGGGggctcagcccagctcccaAACCTCCTAGTAGAGATACgcttttgtttaaatattaaacAAGGGTGATGCTGCCCGCGGACGGAGCCGCGCGCGATGCCACGGCACAGCCGCCCGCCCTGCTCGGGTCGGGGGGGGGCACGGAGCATCCCCGGCCACATAAACGTTAAATAGCgataaatattaaataagcGGAAAAGCCGGAGGctcccggggcgggggggggggggggggggggggggggaggggaaggaggaaataAATAGGGAGGGATATCGCGGGGCCCCGAGGGCTCAGAGGTGGGCGAGGTGCCGCAGCGCCCGGTACGCCGTCTCCAGGAACCGCTGGAAGTTGGCTAGGATGACGAAGCAGCCGACCTGGTGGTGGAAGCTGGAGGggaaggtggggagggggctctggTCCTCCGTGGGGTACGTCACCGTGGTCAGGCCCAGGTCCTCCAtctgcagccgggcagaggcAGTGGCATCAGCTCTGCACCCCGGGGCTCCCCTGGCACCCCAGCACCAACGTGctcctggggatgctgagccccacgtcccttccccatccccttaGGGACGCAGAGCTCCCCCGTACCCATCCTATCACCCCCCTGTTCCTCTCCTGACCTGCTGCTGGATGTTGGAGGAGAGGTTGGCAGTGTCCAGCTGCAGGGTCTCCACCAGGCCGGCgtgctcaggcagcagctctgcgaCGGCAGCGAGGGAGCTGTGGTAGGTGAGGAGCCCGTCACGGATCTGGCTgaagcagctctcctggggATGGGCACAGCGTGGTCAGTGGGGCTGGGCACAGCCTTGGCAGCCTTTGGGCTGCCCCAGGGTGGTGGTGGGGCTGAGGATGGGCTGGCTCGTGGCAAGGGGTGGGCTGTTGGCACTCACCGGCTGGAAGGCACGGCCATGGCACCGCTCCAGCGGTGCCTGGGTGATGCCCAGGTTCtgctgcaccagcagcagctcttcctcCTTGCACAGCTGGAAAGTGTCACACTGTGGACAAAGGGGATGAGGTCAGGGTGGCTGGAGGACCCTGCTGCCCATCCAACACCCCGTCCCTGGTGTGCAGGAACCCCCCACCGCCCAagcaaggggagggaagggacaAGGTGGGTGGATAAGATGAGGATGGGGCAAGAGCTGCCCCGGCTGGTGCGTACCCTGGGGAGATCCCCACGTGTCCCCAAGGGCTGTGTGTGACCACAGCCCCCCTGGGTGCCCCAGGGACCCCGAACTGCAAGGGGACACCGTGGCCTTGTGGTGCCGATaaggctggggaggggaaggtCACCTTATCTGCGACCCCACAGCACCAACAgccaccgtgtccccccaccacgGCACCGGGGGACTCACCAACACACGCTGCAGTGCGGCCACGTCCCCCTTGATCTTGCGGGTGAACTCGAGGTTCTTGtgcaggaagagctggaagTCTTGGTCCCCCGAGAGCTCGGCTAGCGGTGCCCCGTGCAGCACCCGCCATGGTGCCCACACCAGCGTGcccagcagcagtgccagcgtGCCTGCGGGACAGCGGCTCAGCACCCATCCTGCTCAGCGACCCCCAGCATGGCAGCACCAACGCAGCCCGAGGAAGGGGCAGAGACCCCTCGAAAGGGGCAGAGGGACCGTGTGCTCCCTCCATCCCAGTGAGGCTGTGGGACAGCTGGGGCTCTGAGGGTGCAGTGGGTGCTACAGGTAGAGTGGGGTTTATGGGGGTTtgtgggggctgtgggtgctggggctgctggtaCTCACGTGTGAGGGAGCACATGGTGCCTGGTTCGGTGTCACCTCCTCTCTGCAAGCTCGGCCCAGCCCGgcacagctccctcctgccctgggtCTGCGGGGCCTCATCGATTAGGGCATTTATAGCGGGCTCCGGGGATTCACACCGATGTGGCAACCCAAAGGATTGCCTCATTGTCTTAATCACCCACATGCAAATCCAAGGGAGACCAGGGCTGCCGGAGCTGCCCACACCTCGCTGCCTGTGGggttttcctgaggctggtgggCAGCGTGCCCCTCGGTGCTGCCATGGGAGCGCAGCGGAGCCC harbors:
- the CSF3 gene encoding granulocyte colony-stimulating factor yields the protein MCSLTRTLALLLGTLVWAPWRVLHGAPLAELSGDQDFQLFLHKNLEFTRKIKGDVAALQRVLCDTFQLCKEEELLLVQQNLGITQAPLERCHGRAFQPESCFSQIRDGLLTYHSSLAAVAELLPEHAGLVETLQLDTANLSSNIQQQMEDLGLTTVTYPTEDQSPLPTFPSSFHHQVGCFVILANFQRFLETAYRALRHLAHL